One Lycium barbarum isolate Lr01 chromosome 5, ASM1917538v2, whole genome shotgun sequence genomic window carries:
- the LOC132639340 gene encoding uncharacterized protein LOC132639340 translates to MIDNYKDWLEQLPYALLGYRTTTRTSTWATLYLLVYGTEEVIPAKVEIRSLQIIQEAELDDAEWIRKSYEQLALIDEKRMITVCHGQLYQQRMARAFNKHVRTRVFQIGQLVLKRIFANKKEYKGKFAPNWQGPYMVRKVLSGGAVVLAEMDGQEWPKAINSDAIKRYYM, encoded by the coding sequence atgattgataactataAAGACTGGCTTGAACAATTGCCTTATGCATTATTGGGATATCGCACTACTACCAGAACTTCAACTTGGGCAACTCTGTACCTGTTGGTGTATGGCACTGAAGAAGTAATACCAGCCAAAGTAGAAATTCGTTCACTTCAAATAATACAAGAAGCTGAATTAGACGATGCGGAATGGATCCGCAAGAGCTATGAGCAACTTgctttgatagatgaaaagcGAATGATCACTGTTTGTCACGGTCAattgtaccaacaaagaatggcgcGAGCTTTCAACAAGCATGTAAGAACCAGGGTGTTTCAAATTgggcaattggtgctcaaacgaATATTTGCTAATAaaaaagaatacaaaggaaagttcgcaCCAAACTGGCAAGGCCCCTATATGGTTCGAAAAGTACTGTCAGGAGGAGCCGTAgtacttgctgaaatggatggtcaagagtggccaaaAGCAATAAATTCAGAcgccatcaagagatactacat